One segment of Brassica napus cultivar Da-Ae chromosome C3, Da-Ae, whole genome shotgun sequence DNA contains the following:
- the LOC106360358 gene encoding 2-oxoisovalerate dehydrogenase subunit beta 1, mitochondrial, with protein sequence MASLLGRFCRKLVVPGSAHGSRMTSTTACGSETVKSLNLYSAINQALHIALETDPRSYVFGEDVGFGGVFRCTTGLAERFGKNRVFNTPLCEQGIVGFGIGLAAMGNRAVVEIQFADYIYPAFDQIVNEAAKFRYRSGNQFNCGGLTIRAPYGAVGHGGHYHSQSPEAFFCHVPGIKVVIPRSPREAKGLLLSSIRDPNPVVFFEPKWLYRQAVEEVPEHDYMIPLSQAEVIREGSDITLVGWGAQLTVMEQACLDAEKEGISCELIDLKTLLPWDKETVEASVKKTGRLLISHEAPITGGFGAEISATILERCFLKLEAPVSRVCGLDTPFPLVFEPFYMPTKNKILNAIKSTVNY encoded by the exons ATGGCGTCTCTTTTAGGCAGATTCTGCCGGAAACTAGTTGTTCCGGGCTCAGCTCACGGATCACGGATGACTTCCACGACGGCGTGTGGTTCAGAAACCGTGAAGTCGTTGAATCTATACTCAGCTATCAACCAAGCTCTTCACATCGCCTTGGAAACCGATCCTCG CTCTTATGTATTTGGGGAAGATGTTGGCTTTGGTGGAGTCTTTCGCTGCACAACAGGATTAGCTGAACGCTTCGGGAAGAACCGTGTCTTCAACACTCCTCTTTGTGAGCAA GGCATTGTTGGATTTGGTATTGGTCTAGCAGCGATG GGAAACCGAGCAGTTGTAGAAATTCAATTTGCAGACTATATTTATCCTGCTTTTGATCAG ATCGTTAATGAAGCTGCAAAGTTCAGATACCGAAGTGGTAACCAGTTCAACTGTGGAG GACTTACGATAAGAGCACCGTATGGGGCGGTTGGTCATGGTGGACATTACCATTCACAATCACCTGAGGCTTTCTTCTGCCATGTCCCTGGTATTAAGGTTGTTATCCCTCGGAGTCCACGAGAAGCCAAGGGGCTGTTGTTGTCCTCTATCCGTGATCCAAATCCTGTTGTCTTCTTTGAACCAAAG TGGCTGTATCGTCAAGCAGTAGAAGAAGTTCCAGAGCATGACTATATGATACCTTTATCACAGGCCGAG GTTATTAGAGAAGGCAGTGACATAACACTTGTTGGATGGGGAGCTCAGCTTACCGTTATGGAACAAGCTTGTCTGGACGCAGAAAAG GAAGGAATATCATGTGAACTGATAGATCTCAAGACTCTGTTGCCTTGGGACAAAGAAACAGTTGAGGCCTCGGTTAAAAAGACTGGCAGGCTTCTT ATAAGTCATGAAGCTCCAATCACAGGAGGTTTTGGAGCAGAGATCTCTGCAACAATCCTCGAACGTTGCTTCTTGAAG TTAGAAGCTCCAGTAAGCAGAGTTTGTGGTCTGGACACACCATTCCCTCTTGTGTTTGAGCCATTCTACATGCCCACCAAGAACAAG ATATTGAATGCAATCAAGTCGACTGTCAATTACTAG
- the LOC106360359 gene encoding TATA-box-binding protein 2, whose amino-acid sequence MAEQGVEGSQPVDLMKHPSGIIPTLQNIVSTVNLDCKLDLKSIALQARNAEYNPKRFAAVIMRIREPKTTALIFASGKMVCTGAKSEHFSKLAARKYARIVQKLGFPAKFKDFKIQNIVGSCDVKFPIRLEGLAYSHSAFSSYEPELFPGLIYRMKQPKIVLLIFVSGKIVITGAKMREETYTAFENIYPVLTEFRKIQQ is encoded by the exons ATGGCTGAACAAGGAGTGGAAGGGAGTCAACCAGTTGACCTTATGAAGCATCCTTCAGGGATTATTCCAACTCTTCA aaaCATTGTCTCGACAGTGAACTTAGACTGCAAGCTTGATCTCAAATCCATAGCTTTGCAGGCTCGTAACGCTGAATATAACCCCAAG CGTTTTGCTGCAGTAATCATGAGGATAAGAGAGCCAAAGACTACAGCGTTGATCTTTGCTTCTGGGAAAATG GTGTGTACCGGAGCTAAGAGTGAACATTTTTCAAAGCTGGCTGCGAGAAAG taCGCTCGGATTGTTCAAAAGCTTGGCTTTCCTGCAAAGTTCAAG GATTTCAAGATTCAGAACATTGTAGGATCTTGTGATGTCAAATTCCCCATTAGGCTTGAAGGTCTTGCATACTCTCACAGTGCTTTCTCAAGT TACGAGCCTGAACTGTTCCCAGGACTGATATATAGGATGAAACAACCAAAGATTGTGCTGCTTATTTTTGTCTCAGGGAAGATTGTTATAACTGGAGCCAAG ATGAGAGAAGAGACTTACACGGCCTTTGAGAATATCTACCCAGTTCTTACAGAGTTCAGGAAAATCCAGCAATGA
- the LOC106360360 gene encoding E3 ubiquitin-protein ligase SIRP1-like, protein MEEEAAVAYWCHMCSRTVDPLMEAEIKCPFCAGGFVEEMAEEEEEEQEHSPNSNSLWAPILMQLVNDPSLRARNQSADEDTQNSEAETENDVDSQLQEILRRRRGRRPVSVMHLLDGDRERAGSLIVVSGGSLSEYFIGPGFEALLQRLTDNDPNRYGTPPAQKEAVEALATVKIQEGALQCSVCLDDFEIGVEAKEMPCEHKFHGDCLLPWLELHSSCPVCRYELPSDETKTETERTQPNGDGGGSESSSFASRQGSENSDGSHHPEDEEEEESDDDGDDGVELSIPWLLSSLFSSSQDSSNPSSGTH, encoded by the coding sequence atggaagaagaagcggcAGTTGCATACTGGTGCCACATGTGTTCTCGAACTGTGGATCCATTAATGGAAGCTGAGATCAAATGCCCCTTTTGTGCTGGTGGATTCGTTGAAGAGATGGctgaggaagaggaggaagaacaAGAACACTCTCCAAATTCAAATTCTCTCTGGGCTCCCATCTTGATGCAACTCGTGAATGATCCTTCCCTCCGCGCAAGGAACCAGAGTGCTGATGAAGATACTCAAAACAGCGAGGCAGAGACAGAGAACGATGTGGATTCTCAGCTCCAAGAGATTCTCAGGAGGAGAAGGGGAAGACGTCCCGTTTCCGTTATGCATTTGCTTGATGGTGACAGAGAGAGAGCTGGAAGCTTGATCGTTGTCTCTGGTGGTTCTTTGAGCGAGTATTTCATCGGTCCTGGCTTCGAAGCCCTGCTTCAGCGTTTAACAGATAACGATCCCAACAGATACGGAACTCCTCCTGCTCAAAAAGAAGCCGTTGAGGCTTTGGCCACTGTCAAAATCCAAGAGGGTGCTCTGCAGTGTTCGGtttgtttggatgattttgagATTGGGGTGGAAGCAAAAGAGATGCCTTGTGAGCACAAGTTTCACGGTGACTGCTTGCTCCCGTGGCTTGAGCTTCATAGTTCGTGTCCGGTTTGTAGGTACGAGTTACCTTCGGATGAGACTAAGACGGAGACTGAAAGAACACAACCAAATGGTGACGGTGGTGGAAGTGAGTCTTCTTCCTTTGCAAGCAGACAAGGAAGTGAGAATAGCGATGGAAGTCACCACCCTGAGgacgaggaggaagaagagagcgatgatgatggtgatgatgggGTTGAACTCTCAATCCCGTGGCTGCTTAGCAGCTTGTTCTCGTCATCCCAAGACAGCAGCAATCCATCGAGTGGTACGCactga